GATAGGCTGCATCCTCAGTGATGTCTCCGCCGCTCTATAGTGATGGGATAGGCTgcagtctcagtgatgtcaccgccgctctctagtgatggataggctgcagtctcagtgatgtcaccgccgctctctagtgatggataggctgcagtctcagtgatgtcaccgccgctctctagtgatggataggctgcagtctcagtgatgtcaccgccgctctctagtgatggataggctgcattctcagtgatgtcaccgctgctctctagtgaatggataggctgcattctcagtgttgtcaccgctgctctctagtgaatggataggctgcagtctcagtgatgtcaccgctgctctctagtgaatggataggctgcattctcagtaatgtcaccgctgctctctagtgaatggataggctgcagtctcagtgatgtcaccgctgctctctagtgaatggataggctgcattctcagtgatgtcaccgctgctctctagtgaatggataggctgcattctcagtgatgtcaccgctgctctctagtgaatggataggctgcattctcagtgacgtcgccgctgctctctagtgaatggataggctgcagtctcagtgatgtcaccgctgctctctagtgatggataggctgcatcctcAGTGATGTCTCCGCCGCTCTCTAGTGATGGATAGGCTgcagtctcagtgatgtcaccgccgctctctagtgatggataggctgcagtctcagtgatgtcaccgccgctctctagtgatggataggctgcagtctcagtgatgtcaccgccgctctctagtgatggataggctgcagtctcagtgatgtcaccgccgctctctagtgatggataggctgcattgttACTCTGAGCCGGTGGTGGATTTCTGCAGTAGTCGAGAGGTTCCCCCGCAGTTCTGTTTTGTGTTGACTTTATTGTCGTGCTTGTCCGGGGTGAGGTTTTATGCAGCCGGTTTTGTTCTCTCTCTAGTCCACAGGTGCCTTCCTGCCTGTTCTTCCAGTATAATACCAATCTCGGACCCCCTTACTATGTTCTCGTGGACACCAACTTCATCAATTTCTCTATTAAAGCCAAGCTGGATGTTGTGCAATCCatgatggactgtctgtatgccaAGTGTAAGTGTCTGCCTGAGTGGAGGCTTCTGCCACCTAGTGGTACCTGCTGGAACGTCTGCAGCTGGTACTCATTTCTCCCTTCTTTATACCCGGCAGGCGTCCCCTGTATCACTGACTGTGTGATGGCAGAACTGGAGAAACTGGGGCAGAAGTACCGGGTAGCTCTCCGGTAAGTTGGTGATTAGGACACGAGGAGTCAGGGAGGGACCAGGCACAAATATGGGGGAACTGTCTGACTGATGGTACGTCAggacgcgggggggggggggggggctgcgcctGTCCTGGTTTTTCTTGCAGTGTCTTTGATTATCGTTTCTCTCAGGATCGCCAAGGACCCCACATTTGAACGGCTCCCGTGCACCCACCAGGGCACCTATGCGGATGACTGCTTGGTCCAGAGGGTCACTCAGGTGGGTGGGGTGGTTGTAGCGCCGGGGCGGTGGTTATGATGTTTGTTTTCCTCCGCTGAGATCTACAATAgatttatttcatgtttttatcTCTTCACAGCACAAGTGTTACATCGTGGCCACCGTGGACCGAGAGCTGAAGAGGCGGATACGAAAGATTCCCGGGGTCCCCATCATGTACATCTCAAGCCACAGGTGAGGTCCGAGGCCGCTGGTTGAGCAGCTTTCCTGAGTGCACGTTCTGCCTCCGCAGCTTCATCTCTTGTCTTATCCTCGCAGATACAACATTGAGAGGATGCCGGACGACTACGGGGCCCCGCGCTGCTAGCACGCCACTTCATCTGGACGACTACGGAGCCCCGCGCTGCTAGCACGCCACTTCATCCGGACTACGGGGCCCCGCGCTGCTCGCACGCCACTTCATCCGGACGACTACGGAGCCCCGCGCTGCTAGCACGCCACTTCATCCGGACTACGGGGCCCCGCGCTGCTCGCACGCCACTTCATCCGGACGACTACGGGGCCCCGCGCTGCTAGCACGCCACTTCATCCGGACGACTACGGAGCCCCACGCTGCTAGCACGCCACTTCATCCGGACTACGGGGCCCCGCGCTGCTCGCACGCCACTTCATCCGGACGACTACGGGCCCCCGCGCTTCGAGCACGCCACTTCATCCGGACGACTAGGGGGCCCCGCGCTGCTCGCACACCACTTCATCCGGACTACAGGGCCCCGCGCTGCTCGCACGCCACTTCATCCGGACGACTACGGGGCCCCGCGCTTCGAGCACGCTACTTCAGCCGTATTCTCCTCCTCAGCAGTTTGCGCTGTGGTCGTGACTTATTTTTGCTTCATGAAGTGGCTCGTAAGGACGCTCCGTAAATGTGGCGCATCGCTGTGCAGCTGACCGTCTTTTTGCCTGTGAATAAAGTTACAGGATTTGGTTGCCCAGCGATCGGATATCGTATTCAAGAAATCTGATGACGGTCCTGAATATTTTGGCAGAGCTTGGCTGACATCTGCGAGGGTAGAACGGGTTCCATGAAGGCTGTAAAGCAGATCTAGATTTGTTGGGGGAGGGGAGAGAAGAACAATGACTGGTTTCTGCCATGTTTGAGCAGCATTGCAGTTTTTACATTGACCATTAGATGGCAGTAGTGCAGACTCAGACCATCTCACTGTACAGCCTGCTGCGAAGATCGCCATTAGTTGGGGTTTGATGAGGCCGCTTTTCAATGCTGGAACGGTGACGCGTCGCTAATAAACTTTACTGATTCTCAGTGTTTTTGTTTCAAATTATTTCTGCACATTTTACGAAGAGTTTGTCCTAAATGTAGTGCGATCCGACTGAGGCCAGACTCTCCGGTGCTCCTCCATGAGGGATCCGTGTGAGAGAAGCCGATGTCATCCTGGTTAATGAGGGAAGAACGTTGTCCGTGTCGGGTTCTAACATGAACGACTTTCCCCCCCAGTGACGGCTTCATGTCCAAACTGGATCTCTGGTGGATAGAAAGAAGCTCCAGAGGACAAGGGCATCGGGGTGAGGAACCGACGTCTTCTGAGCGTCACCCGGTGCCCTGGAAATTCCCCAACGTACGAGCTGAAAAGGAAGGTTTATAAGAACAGAGATGTCGGGAAGATTGAGGGGAGAACATGGGGTGAGGGGTCCGTGACCCTGCTCTGATGTCATCAGTGATCCGGAGGTCGTGGGGGCAAAGACAATCTGAGCTCAACGCCGCAGCACAGACCATTCTCCTGCCCTGGACTCCAGGCTGCTGTCACTCacacacattgtaacaaaccctcagcagtGAGAAGTGTTGGGGTCTCTGAATTTGAGAACTGAATGTTTCTAGtcagtgacaattttttttaattttttttttctcaaatacaGAATAAACAAGTGACGAGTTCAATTTCTACCCTGCACACCCCTCCCCCTCACACCCCCTAAACCTGGCGCGGAGTCCTACAATGAGTAAGGGGCAGTGTTTCTGCACGAGCTTCACGTTTCCCAGTGTTTATCCGGTAGTCCGCGGTGCGTTGTGTGAAGTCCGCGGTGCGTTGTGTGAAGTCCGCGGTGCGTTGTGTGAAGTCCGCGGTGCGTTGTGTGAAGTCCGCGGTGCGTTGTGTGAAGTCCGCGGTGCGTTGTGTGAAGTCCGCGGTGCGTTGTGTGAAGTCCGCGGTGCGTTGTGTGAAGTCCCCGGTGCGTTGTGTGAAGTCCGCGGTGCGTTGTGTGAAGTCCGCGGTGCGTTGTGTGAAGTCCGCGGTGCGTTGTGTGAAGTCCCCGGTGCGTTGTGTGAAGTCCCCGGTGCGTTGTGTGAAGTCCCCGGTGCGTTGTGTGAAGTCCCCGGTGCGTTGTGTGAAGTCCGCGGTGCGTTGTGTGAAGTCCGCGGTGCGTTGTGTGAAGTCCGCGTTGTGTGAAGTCCCCGGTGCGTTGTGTGAAGTCCCCGGTGCGTTGTGTGAAGTCCGCGTTGTGTGAAGTCCGCGGTGCGTTGTGTGAAGTCCGCGTTGTGTGAAGTCCGCGGTGCGTTGTGTGAAGTCCGCGTTGTGTGAAGTCCGCGGTGCGTTGTGTGAAGTCCGCGTTGTGTGAAGTCCCCGGTGCGTTGTGTGAAGTCCGCGGTGCGTTGTGTGAAGTCCGCGTTGTGTGAAGTCCCCGATGCGTTGTGTGAAGTCCGCGGTGCGTTGTGTGAAGTCCGCGTTGTGTGAAGTCCGCGTTGTGTGAAGTCCCCGGTGCGTTGTGTGAAGTCCGCGTTGTGTGAAGTCCCCGGTGCGTTGTGTGAAGTCCGCGGTGCGTTGTGTGAAGTCCGCGTTGTGTGAAGTCCCCGGTGCGTTGTGTGAAGTCCGCGGTGCGTTGTGTGAAGTCCGCGGTGCGTTGTGTGTCTTctcggtgatgatgatgatggggttTACTTGTTGGTTCCTCTCGCTTATTGCAGGTCTTTTGCCCCCATATCCAGGGTCTAACAATTACACATTTAGCAAGAAAAAGCTTTTTAAGCAAATCCCCCCCGTTTTTTCCTGGGTCGTAATGGAGGCGCAAATTGAATTTCAAGCTGAAATAGTTTCGACACAATCTCCGCCATTTTGCCAATATTCCGCCATCTTTGGACGATCCCGCGGTATTGCAGTGCGTCTGCCTCATCCAGCTTACATTTTGGGCAACTCTTCTCCCCCCGGCTGTAAGTTGAAAGAACTGAGGAGTGTAACGACCTGGGCACGATATTTAACGCTATAGTTGATGGTTTTACGTCACATTCCAAGTCGTCGTCGTCGTCTTCTACGTTTTTGCCCAGTGATGCTCCTCTCCGGGCCCCGCGGCTTTTTCTCATTGTTTGTCACGATTACGTTTTGTTTGTATTGTAATAAACCTTTCTATAGATTTGCCGGAGCCGTTTTCTTTGGATTTGATTCCAACAGGGAATATTTGGGACGTCTCCTTTTCCACAGATTTGTCAAGCGGCTGTGTAAGTTgttcctgtccgcagtgacccgcgtcgtcacgttcctgtccgcagtgacccgtcgcgttcctgtccgcagtgacccgtcctcgcgttcctgtccgcagtgacccgtcgtcgcgttcctgtccgcagtgacccgTCATTgcgttcctgtccgcagtgacccgtcgcgttcctgtccgcagtgacccgtcgcgttcctgtccgcagtgacACGTCCTCgcgttcctgtccgcagtgacccgcgtcgtcgcgttcctgtccgcagtgacccgtcgcgttcctgtccgcagtgacccgtcctcgcgttcctgtccgcagtgacccgtcgtcgcgttcctgtccgcagtgacccgTCATTgcgttcctgtccgcagtgacccgtcgcgttcctgtccgcagtgacccgtcgcgttcctgtccgcagtgacACGTCCTCgcgttcctgtccgcagtgacccgcgtcgtcgcgttcctgtccgcagtgacccgcgtcgtcgcgttcctgtccgcagtgacccgcgtcgtcgcgttcctgtccgcagtgacccgcgtcgtcgcgttcctgtccgcagtgacccgcgtcgtcgcgttcctgtccgcagtgacccgcgtcgtcgcgttcctgtccgcagtgacccgcgtcgtcgcgttcctgtccgcagtgacccgcgtcgtcgcgttcctgtccgcagtgacccgcgtcgtcgcgttcctgtccgcagtgacccgcgtcgtcgcgttcctgtccgcagtgacccgCGTCGTCGCGTTCCTGTCTGCAGTGACCCGTCGTCgcgttcctgtccgcagtgacccgcgtcgtcgcgttcctgtccgcagtgacccgtcgcgttcctgtccgcagtgacccgtcgcgttcctgtccgcagtgacccgtcctcgcgttcctgtccgcagtgacccgtcgtcgcgttcctgtccgcagtgacccgTCATTgcgttcctgtccgcagtgacccgtcgcgttcctgtccgcagtgacccgtcgcgttcctgtccgcagtgacACGTCCTCgcgttcctgtccgcagtgacccgcgtcgtcgcgttcctgtccgcagtgacccgtcgcgttcctgtccgcagtgacccgtcctcgcgttcctgtccgcagtgacccgtcgtcgcgttcctgtccgcagtgacccgTCATTgcgttcctgtccgcagtgacccgtcgcgttcctgtccgcagtgacACGTCCTCgcgttcctgtccgcagtgacccgcgtcgtcgcgttcctgtccgcagtgacccgcgtcgtcgcgttcctgtccgcagtgacccgCGTCGTCGCGTTCCTGTTCGCAGTGACCCGCGTCGTCgcgttcctgtccgcagtgacccgcgtcgtcgcgttcctgtccgcagtgacccgcgtcgtcgcgttcctgtccgcagtgacccgcgtcgtcgcgttcctgtccgcagtgacccgcgtcgtcgcgttcctgtccgcagtgacccgcgtcgtcgcgttcctgtccgcagtgacccgcgtcgtcgcgttcctgtccgcagtgacccgCGTCGTCGCGTTCCTGTCTGCAGTGACCCGTCGTCgcgttcctgtccgcagtgacccgcgtcgtcgcgttcctgtccgcagtgacccgtcgcgttcctgtccgcagtgacccgtcgcgttcctgtccgcagtgacccgtcctcgcgttcctgtccgcagtgacccgcgtcgtcgcgttcctgtccgcagtgacccgtcctcgcgttcctgtccgcagtgacccgtcgcgttcctgtccgcagtgacccgtcttcgcgttcctgtccgcagtgacccgcgtcgtcacgttcctgtccgcagtgacccgtcgcgttcctgtccgcagtgacccgcgtcgtcgcgttcctgtccgcagtgacccgcgtcgtcgcgttcctgtccgcagtgacccgcgtcgtcgcgttcctgtccgcagtgacccgtcatcgcgttcctgtccgcagtgacccgttgtcgcgttcctgtccgcagtgacccgcgtcgtcacgttcctgtccgcagtgacccgTCGTCACGTTCCTGTCCGTAGTGACCCGCGTCGTCgcgttcctgtccgcagtgacccgtcgtcgcgttcctgtccgcagtgacccgCGTCGTCGCGTTGCTGTCCGCAGTGACCCGCGTCGTCGCGTTCCTGTCTGCAGTGACCCGTCGTCgcgttcctgtccgcagtgacccgcgtcgtcgcgttcctgtccgcagtgacccgcgtcgtcgcgttcctgtccgcagtgacccgcgtcgtcgcgttcctgtccgcagtgacccgcgtcgtcgcgttcctgtccgcagtgacccgcgtcgtcgcgttcctgtccgcagtgacccgcgtcgtcgcgttcctgtccgcagtgacccgcgtcgtcgcgttcctgtccgcagtgactcgcgttcctgtccgcagtgacccgcgtcgtcgcgttcctgtccgcagtgacccgcgtcgtcgcgttcctgtccgcagtgacccgtcgtcgcgttcctgtccgcagtgacccgcgtcgtcgcgttcctgtccgcagtgacccgcgtcgtcgagttcctgtccgcagtgacccgcgtcgtcgcgttcctgtccgcagtgacccgcgtcgtcgcgttcctgtccgcagtgacccgtcgtcgcgttcctgtccgcagtgacccgcgtcgtcgcgttcctgtccgcagtgacccgcgtcgtcgcgttcctgtccgcagtgacccgcgtcgtcgcgttcctgtccgcagtgacccgcgtcgtcgcgttcctgtccgcagtgacccgcgtcgtcgcgttcctgtccgcagtgacccgcgtcgtcgcgttcctgtccgcagtgacccgcgtcgtcgcgttcctgtccgcagtgacccgcgtcgtcgcgttcctgtccgcagtgactcgcgttcctgtccgcagtgacccgcgtcgtcgcgttcctgtccgcagtgacccgTCGTCAcgttcctgtccgcagtgacccgcggcgtcgcgttcctgtccgcagtgacccgcggcgtcgcgttcctgtccgcagtgacccACGTCGCCgcgttcctgtccgcagtgacccgcgtcgtcgcgttcctgtccgcagtgacccgCGTCGTCGCGTTCTTGTCCGCAGTGACCCGTCGTCAcgttcctgtccgcagtgacccgcgtcgtcgcgttcctgtccgcagtgacccgcgtcgtcgcgttcctgtccgcagtgacccgcgtcgtcgcgttcctgtccgcagtgacccgcgtcgtcgcgttcctgtccgcagtgacccgcgtcgtcgcgttcctgtccgcagtgacccgcgtcgtcgagttcctgtccgcagtgacccgcgtcgtcgcgttcctgtccgcagtgacccgtcgtcgcgttcctgtccgcagtgacccgcgtcgtcgcgttcctgtccgcagtgacccgcgtcgtcgcgttcctgtccgcagtgacccgcgtcgtcgcgttcctgtccgcagtgacccgcgtcgtcgcgttcctgtccgcagtgacccgtcgtcgcgttcctgtccgcagtgacccgcgtcccgttcctgtccgcagtgacccgcgtcgtcacgttcctgtccgcagtgacccgcgtcgtcacgttcctgtccgcagtgacccgCGTCGTCACGTTCCTGTCCGAAGTGACCCGCGTCGTCAcgttcctgtccgcagtgacccgtcgtcgcgttcctgtccgcagtgacccgcgtcgtcgcgttcctgtccgcagtgacccgcgtcgtcgcgttcctgtccgcagtgacccgcgtcgtcgcgttcctgtccgcagtgacccgcgtcgtcaagttcctgtccgcagtgacccgtcgtcgcgttcctgtccgcagtgacccccgtcgtcgcgttcctgtccgcagtgacccgcgtcgcctcgttcctgtccgcagtgacccgcgtcgtcacgttcctgtccgcagtgacccgcgtcgtcacgttcctgtccgcagtgacccgcgtcgtcacgttcctgtccgcagtgacccgcgtcgtcacgttcctgtccgcagtgacccgcgtcgtcacgttcctgtccgcagtgacccgcgtcgtcacgttcctgtccgcagtgacccgcgtcgtcacgttcctgtccgcagtgacccgcgtcgtcacgttcctgtccgcagtgacccgcgtcgtcacgttcctgtccgcagtgacccgcgtcgtcacgttcctgtccgcagtgacccgcgtcgtcacgttcctgtccgcagtgacccgTCGTCAcgttcctgtccgcagtgacccgcgtcgtcacgttcctgtccgcagtgacccgcgtcgtcacgttcctgtccgcagtgacccgcgtcgtcacgttcctgtccgcagtgacccgTCGTCAcgttcctgtccgcagtgacccgCGTCGTCACGTTCCCGTCCTCAGTGACCCGCGTCGTCAcgttcctgtccgcagtgacccgcgtcgtgacgttcctgtccgcagtgacccgcgtcgtcacgttcctgtccgcagtgacccgcgtcgtcacgttcctgtccgcagtgacccgTCGTCAcgttcctgtccgcagtgacccgcgtcgtcacgttcctgtccgcagtgacccgcgtcgtcacgttcctgtccgcagtgacccgTCGTCAcgttcctgtccgcagtgacccgCGTCGTCACGTTCCTGTCCTCCATGCGATCACTGATATTTGTCACCAGGAGGTTATCTCAGATAATATCGTTCAGGTAAAGTCAACGTGACCCGAAACGCTCCCGGCCTAATTCCAGTGTCTCCAATATCCCCAGAAAACGTCCCCACCTCCTCTGCTGTTTCTGAATCTGTGTCCTCTCATCCCTGAATGTATTGGAGTCGGGCAGAGCCGCGATGGACTCACATCTGGGAATTATCCGCCTCTGTCTTTGGGAATATATACAAATTCCTGTTTTATTCTGAGACTTTCTGCCCCAAATGAGATAATGTTCTGATGTTTGATCCTGACTCCGCATCGCGGCTGCTGATCTGATCTACATTGGTTTTGGGAGTGGATCTGATTTCATCCGCTCGGGATATTGGGAGCTGCTTCCGGCCCTTCATTTTCTTCTCTTTTGTTGAGGTCTGAGATCTGTTCTCGCTCTGGAGGATATAAAACTTCCGCCATGTTATTTTTGACTCTGTATATACATCTGGTTCTGTATCATGGAGAGGTCACCGTGCGGACCGACCCCGAGTTATACTCCGTCTGGAGATGAAACATTTTAGCAATCACATGTTCAATTTTCTCTTTGGGAAAAATTGCAGATCGTCCGTATACAGGACCGTTGTGTCCTCCTTCCCCCGTGCTCGGTACCCCTGGATATCCCCATCCCCCATAAGGACGCCAGGGGTTCAATTGCTAATGCAAACAGCATTATGGAAAAAGTGGGGGGGGCACgatcttctatattagaaacgtaCAGAACGAGTCTCCACAACGCGCAGTGTAAGAAGTCCTTCATTTATCCCCTGTGAGGGGCACATCGTGTTTAACGGCCCGTACCCGCCGGCTGGACTGAATTATTCTTCCAGCACCAGAGATCTCTTCGGggaggttcacactgagtttctgCCTGCACggcgtttgctgcgtttttcgcccacggccatcgagcaccacgggcaaaaacgccgcgacatgcgctttctctgcctccctttgatgtcaaggggaggtcagagacgtaaatgcccaaagataggacatgtcgctacttttttcccgcgagacggtttttctgcccacaggaaaaaaacgcctccgcctcccattgaaatcaatgggaggcattttcggccgttttttggagcggtttccacatcaaaacacgtgttgaaaaactctgtgtgaactgacccttaggcggAGGAATCCGAGTTCTTCTCTTATGTGGAACTTGTCGCCTGGTTGGATTGATTGTATGGGCCGCTCATTCTGGGTGACGAGTTTAGATTTCTTACGTTAACCTGTTAGTCCTATCAGCAGCACAATAAAGAAGTAACGCATAGGGAGGTTCTTGTTTCTCTGGAGACCAGGACGACGTGGTCCAGAGTGGTCAGATCTCTGCAGGATTTCCTGCTCTAAtggacgtacactaccgttcataaGTTTGGGGTCACCAGACAATGTTGTGTTTTCCAGACTGCTGAAGGAATTAAAATCGTTAGATAGACATCAAATAACTGACAACATATATGAAATAGCAGGCGTATGGGGACAAGATCGCTGCAAAGAATTAGATATAGTGTCTGTCTATCAATTGATAAAGTCTCTAGACTAGTAAGCTTAAAATAACACACTCAGTGTAAAGCACAGAAGGGACAGATCCAGTGTCTAGTTACTAAAGGGTAACATCTAATACATTGTAAGCCTTTGGCA
This sequence is a window from Rhinoderma darwinii isolate aRhiDar2 unplaced genomic scaffold, aRhiDar2.hap1 Scaffold_701, whole genome shotgun sequence. Protein-coding genes within it:
- the FCF1 gene encoding rRNA-processing protein FCF1 homolog, translated to PQVPSCLFFQYNTNLGPPYYVLVDTNFINFSIKAKLDVVQSMMDCLYAKCVPCITDCVMAELEKLGQKYRVALRIAKDPTFERLPCTHQGTYADDCLVQRVTQHKCYIVATVDRELKRRIRKIPGVPIMYISSHRYNIERMPDDYGAPRC